DNA sequence from the Anguilla anguilla isolate fAngAng1 chromosome 4, fAngAng1.pri, whole genome shotgun sequence genome:
ATGTTTTCCTTTAATACAAGCAAATCTGTATgaatcaaataaatttaaacacTCTTTTGCTTGCAACTCCACAATCAGACCATATTTAGCTTTTCACCACATTTTTCTCCACTGATAGTTACCAAAGTCTGCTTCCTTTTGCTTGACCAGAAAAAGTGATTGACAGTCTGACATTCATTGGTAAATGGCCATTTTTCATTGGCTGTCAGCAGCGATCAACTCAATCCCAGTGGAAATTCCCAGACTAACTGGAAATGGAATTGCAGCTTTGTGCGTGTAATTAGCTTGGCACCATACACACAAAATCCCATGTAAAATCCCATCAAACCTCTGCATACTGACAGTATGCATACGGTGAGTTATTAATTTTATATCAGTTAGCATACAGTGTGGTTAAGGCCTGTTGGGTGGTACAGGCTTTGAGGGTCTCTACCTGGTCTGATCACGTCATTTGTAGTTATTTGCACTGTATGCCATGTCTATGGGGTTTTTGTGTTGCCCGTGATGCAGACCCCTAAAATATGCAGTGTCATTTGTGACACTGTCCTGACAAACTGAATTATCATTCTTTATAATTTAAAGTTCTCTAGGGAAAGCAAGTCAGATAAGTGTCAGAACTAAATAGGAACACATGCACTCTTTGATTCAGAACACTTTGACAACACAGCATCAcaagtattattttaatatcaatCCTACCCTAGAACTATGTACAGCAACTAGCAACAGCATCCATCTCCGGTATTTCCAAGATGTATATATTTTGCTAAGATGCACGCATAACTTGCATGGGTGACCTTCACACAAAATGTTAAGTTAAACCATAATGAATGTGCTCTTCcacaattacatacatttttagtctttcaaaaaccacaaaatatGACTTTCACATTATCTTCACACCTGTAAATCACTCATCAGAAAGACTGGAACATCCAATTATCTCTAAGCCTATTCTAGCATTGCAACGCACTTCAGCTCAGAAGAGCAGGCATGCATGCCCTCCAGTGTGTTTGGCTGGCTGCCAATTTCCTACTAGCTCATGTTAGTGTAACAGGGAGCTGATTGACCATAGATCCTAATAAGTGATCAGGCAGAGACACCCTGCACAACTAAACCATCCTTCCTTGGGCTGCTTGATGAACCATAACAATTTTGAGCACACTAACATCAGCAATGCAGCCTACTGGCGTTCTTTTCATCTTCTCTTTGACTGTACCTAATGCAGGAGGTCCTCTTCAGAGGTCATATGGAATTCTTCTGGGGAAATATTTAACTACTTTTGGGAGTTCGtttgacagccaatcagcagcaaggccatGACGCTTTCATAAGGTCAGATCACGTGCTTTTGGTCAGTCACATGGTAGCAGCAAGGCTGTGCTTCCGATTGGCTGTCATATCAACACTCAATAGGAGTGCTCCCCAAAAAGAGTGAGTGTTCCCCACAAATAACAGCAGgtatcattatatatatatattttttttttttttaattatcataaTGGTCTACTGCCGAGCCGCACCCTCGCTCCACTCGTGTGCCACCCCCACCATTAGGGTATGGGATGATATTATATGAGATCTAAGTCATGAAACCAGTGcagaaataacacatttatcCAAAGAGAAGGCAACTGACAAATaaagacatgtttttatttatacgGATGCGCTTTTAAAAGCTAGCACATCACACTGTGACTTTAATGAAAAATAGTTTACTttacaattaaaacaaacatctggcaatgtttcattttgaatcaATCTCAATATGAACtacaaaaaaaggagggaaagaaacAACGACTAGTCATCATACCCATACAGGTGTGGTCCGCCATGAAGAAGATTCTCCATGTGGAAGCAAGGTAAgctcattattttacaatataaaacaGTGTTGGCTCTACTCATGGGGACACAGTACGGTAGGAGGTACACACGATCTGGTGAGAGGCTCAGGTGTCTTCTggttcaattttcttttttttttttaacgaacaTTCTGGCAGGTAAGAAACGGAGACTCCGGATAACTGCATGCGCACGAGATTTCTGTGACAGTATGAAATAAGTCAGTGCAATTTGAATTGTAACCAGTGGCACTGCAGGAACATCAGGGTATGAAATTACCCACTACGCCCACTGTTATAGAGCGGACTGATTTCGTACGCTACTTTTGAAGGAGGACTTGTCAGTGCTTGCTCTTCTTTGACTTCTTGTGAGACCGGTGTGGAGACCTGGACTTTGACCTAGATTTCTTGCTCGATTTCTTGGGTGTCCTTGACCGCGACCTCCGGGATCGCTTCGGTGTCCTTGGTGGCGAGGGTGACCTAAGAATGAAGTGAAACATCAGTCAGTCCTTAGGTACTGCTCTAACACTCTGAACACAGTGCATAAGGTAAGTGCTAAAACACTACAAACATAGTGCATAAGGTAAGTGCTCTAACACTATGAACACAGTGCATAAGGCAAGTGGCTCCAACACTATGAACACATTGCATAAGGCAAGTGCTccaacaccacaaacacagtgcaTAAGGCAAGTGCTCCaacactacaaacacagagtgtACAGGTGGGAACTCAAACTCTATGACCTGTGGCTCACACAGGCGCGTGCAGTACCTTTTAGAGGACTTCTTTCCGCTGATCCGGGGAGAGTCCTTGTGGGAAGACCGGCCTCGGGAGCTGTCTTTCGTGTAGGAGCGGTCGGAACGTTCGGAACGTTCGGAGCGCTCGGAGCGCGGGGAAGGGGACCGCCCCCGTCGCCCGCTACTCCGGGCGGGGCTGGGAGAGCCACTGTGCCGCCGCTTCCTGGCAACCACAGCGGgagacacacacctgtcacaggTGGCCCAAttgaatatacacacacatacacgcagtgAATATACACAGAACAGTCACCCTCCTGTGCCCACCCAACCCACTCAATGTGCTACTTCAGTCCTTTGCAAATACCACAGAAAATAATGAGCACAACTTAAGGTCAAACTTGTGTTCTGATTTACATTCCAGCTTGAATTCAACGGCTTGATGAAAACAGATAGTCAAACACAGgtcaaattaaaattataagTTAAAAATGTACCACACAAAATAAGTGTTGCATTTCCATACTGTATCGCCTTTGGTTTAAGTCCAATTGGATGTTGAAAGGCTTTGGGTCTTACCAAGTTAATATAAATCAACtaatgtggaaataaatgaaGGTTGAGCCTAATTCCAGCAGTGTTTTACTAACCAAAGCACAGTTTGCTCACCTGTCTTTTCTGGTCGGTGTGGAatcttccttttccttttcttttgaacgcacctctgttttttctttgtcttttttctctttgtctttttccctttccattttctccttttctttttcctgcaaaacaaacaccacaaacactCAGCACAAGAAGCCGCAGTTACGCAATCACGTCACTGGTCCAGGAAAATGCAGTGGTCCAAGCTATTTTTCCTTCCTCTGAAAAAGTAATGGAATTTTAACTTTAGAAAGGCCATTCAAAAGGTCAGTTTAGTAATATCAACAAATATCTACGGGCTTGGTAGACCTACATGCTGTCTGGATTATGGTGTGATTACAGACAATTTAAATGCCATTAGGGTAACTTGagaatgtgatttttaaaacaaccaAGAGATCAGCGCCCCCTTGTGTTGACATTCAGCCAGCACAATCCCAACTGAGTGGAAATTTGCTTTGAATCCAATTAGATGCCCCAAGCTCTGCTTGCTGCTCAGAAAACCAGTACTCTGCAGGCCTAGCTTAGTGACGATCAGAGATCTGATGGAACCAATGGTTTAAGACGACTGCTTTAAGTTCAAGGCAACTTAAAAATGTTGCTGTGAATTGAGGGAGAACCTCCTTACTTTCTGTAAGAGTTTGTCTCGGTAGTGTTGGATTTGCTCCTGAATGCTCTGTCCAGCCTTTTTGGGTCGTTTCCCCGACTCCAGTTCATCTTGAAACTTCATAACTTTCACCTGAGAACAAAAAGGAGGAGAACCAGTGAATAGGCAGGTGAGGCAGTGCGCTGGGGACAGAAGGTTCGGGCGTGTGGATAGCTAACGCTCTGACCTCTATTTCCCGTAGTTTTGTGCGCTTCTCCTCGTTCATTCCAGAATGCTTTGCCGTTTTGGAATCCGATGCGTCTTCCTTCACGGGGTTGGAGTATGACTGCTGCTCTTCGGACTGAGAACTCTTGGTGTCGTTTTCGTCTtcgctctcctcttcctccctttgGAAACATGATTTCAATCACGTTGAGCATTTTTTCACTGAGAGTTGACAGTTTACACACTATCAAATAACTGAGCAGATCATACTACAGACAGATTACACTAATCATCACACTAATTATAATTCTATATAACAAACTCAAGTCTCACTGTTCATCTGCTCTTAAGAGAAGATAACTGGTCCAGGGATCACTCTTGCTCAATGCTCCCAAAACCTGTTGTTATGAAACTGGACTGGCTATCCAATGTGTCTGTTCTTAAGGCCCTCTTACTATTGACAGGACCTTTAATGTGGAGGAAAGTGGCAGCTCAGAAACAAGATTGCCTATACTGaatgacacattttcacacatgctGTCATTATAGTTTAAAGCTGAAAGCATCAGTTCTGGCAGGCATGTGCTAAACAGTCTTTGCGAGAATGTGCTCAGAACAGCACTGCAGTATGCTGAAGTATTGTGACAAGAACAGTCACTTACTTCTTTTGTTCCACCAGCTCTGGCTGTTCAAAGATCTCCCACTTCGATGTAGTGACAGCTGAGGGAGAAAAATACGAACATAAATGAATACTAATCAattaacagaataaaaatatcccttaattaaaaacacataatgaATGGAAATTTCCTACATTTGGTTCAAAGTGATGGTTTCTCACCTTGTGCTTCCAGCTCAGCCTCGTCCACTGCTTCCCATTTGGAAGGTGCTACTTTAAATGTTGGCTCTTTCTGCCCAGAATGATCCactgaaacagacacaagaGACTCTATTAATTTTGCATGGCTCATCTCTCCAGACCTAGCGCCTGGAAACATGACATCATACGGCCAATCCAATTCCACTGTATAAGAACCCGATCACCACTAAACCCGCATTCAAGCTTCAGCATGTTAACCTTTACTAAATGCCCACAACAACATGTGGAAATGCCATAGAAAACCACCTAAACACTAAACAGTCTAAAATACTATTCGGTTGACATGATGCAAATAAGAAAGATTTACAGAGTAGAATTCCAACTGAGAAAAGGactaaataaaaccaaaaaaaaatgcacatattctCAAAGTCACTGCAGGCAGTGTAGAATGCTGAAGTCCAGAGAGACCAAAAGACGCCCCTTGAAGAAGCCAGATACTTACATGGCACCCCGTCCAAATCGTCCTCCACAGCCTTTATGGGAACCCCGTCCAGGTCGTCGAGTGGGGCTCCATCAATGAGTGGGGCGCCATCGATGGGCGCTCCGTCGATGGGCGCAGCGTCGATGGGCAACCCGTCGATGGGCAACCCGTCCACATCTTCCAAAGGGGCCCCGTCCAGCTCTTCGGCAATGGGGGCCCCATCGAGGTCTACTTCGGGAACGGCCTGCTGATCACAGACATGGGCGTAGGCCTGATGATCATAGAGGTCTAGGCCTTCCCCAGCCACACTAATGTAATGCAAACAGTTGGCGCATACAGGTGTCCCTGCTCTGAGAGGTGAGGACTTGTCCTTTTCTTACCTCTACAATGGCTGCAGGGGCCTCCTTTTCTACATTCAGGTTGACCAGGCCCAGGAAGATGTTCTGTAGCTTAATCAGGAAGGGGTCAGGGTACACCGTCCAGTCCTCCCATGCTCGGAAGCACGACATCACTCTTTGCTGTGATGGTTGGGATAaaagtcacatttttttaatcgggaggaaaaaaaaacattcatctaATTGCACTTGCAGAAGTCCACTTCTTTTACTAAAACTATCCACAGGAGAGGAGTGCATATTTGCCTTCTGTTAAAGGGATTATTTACTTTCAATCACTGCAATCATAGCAGTCCTGTAAACTTAGCATTATAAGCTGTTTTGGAGTCACTTCACATGTATTTTCTTGCCCTAGACCACAAACCAAATGCCCCCATACTAGCCATTATAAAGCCTGAATCTAAAGCTATACACCCCAAAACTAAAATTACacttttaaaaactaaaatgtgaACCATCCATTGAAAAACAATATCTCCATGCTGTCTAAATActgtctgtaaaaaaatgaCCTTTATGTACATCAGTCCAAAACTTCAGTTCAGTCTGACAGAATTCTAAACACAAATATCACTGCAAAACTATGGGAAAATACCTTGTAATTTTCAGACTGAAGGTGTCCTTGTATTGTCCTGTATGTGGCGTGCAGGTCTGAAAATATCTGGCAAAGCTTGGTTTCAAAACTGTAgggtaaacattaaaaataaaattatattaaggGCATAGACGGTTGCTTCCACATGCTCTCTAAAGTTTATTAAATTGGTAGACTGATGTTAAAGTCAATTATACTCTTTTCAGAACAGGCGGTCCACGCCAATTACTTCCAGTATGAATTATACATtcacaagaaaaagaaatcaatgCACTTTCGGTCCATGCACTACTTAAAATGCTTCTACTAAATTTTCTCCTTGCAACTTTCAAGATTAGTTTGCTCATAATATAAAGCCTTTTCATTGTTTATGGGACTAATCTAGCACTACAGCCCTCACCAgtaatacacaaaaacaaacaatgaatcaAGACTTAGAGCATACTTACTATTTCCGGTAATAAGAGGCATTGGTCACTTTAGCAGAGGAGTTGTACAGCACATCTGATACCAGATATAACCGTGCAATCTAGGGAAAGGAAAGAAAcattacattcaaaacaaacCAAGATGCTGCTTCatcaatacatttctttttgagAGGAGCGTGCGGTACAGAGAATAATCCGTTTTTGAGATTCAGGCACATACATTAAGACTTCATGACATTGTGATAATTTACCCATCTCGCCAGGTGGAGGGCTGCCTGATTATTCATCAAGCTCGAGTGTTTAGGTTAAAGCCCTTGACAGCCTGCCAGACAACGCTCACCCAAAGGCATAATCAAGCGATGACAGAGGTTTCATGAATCCAAAACATTAGTGAAGCtaccatgttttaaaaatgactggCAAACCTAAACATTGTTCACATAAATTATCGACTACCAGAGCAGTTCATGAAGTCCTCCATTTCCTATGAATGGTACAACCCCCTGTCCCGTGGTCCCCATGTCTAACCTTTTTGGGCAGAGGGGTCTTGAGTATGGACAGAGACTCAGCGATGCACTCCACAATCTCCTCAGCAGCCTCGGCGTGGCTCAGGCAGAAGATCATGGCCTCCGCAATGTCGCCCTTCCTGGGAGTGAGGCCCCGCAGCATCTCCTCCAGCTTGTCTCGCTCACTGTAGGGAGAGTCAGCCGATCACAGAGCAGATCAGACAGAAATAATCAATCGCAGGAATGCCAGAGCTGACGTTCATCGACGACACCTCAGTGAGAATGGCCCGCCTGATTTTCAGCTACTCAACGGCGCTCAACCCATCCCTCGATTTTGAggatacagaaaaatacataatgctaaacattacaaataaaaatactctAGCATCCATCTTATGGTAACTGGATGCACACGCTGACACACGCTGCTTGCTGTGACGATCGTAAAAGATCCAGTGGACGGGAAGGAAACGCACTCTTCTTTTAAGCAGCCTTTTTTGccagcctcctcctcttcctcgtcctcttcGTCGTCGTACGTGCCGTGCAGGTACGGGTTGAGGGGGGGCGGCCGCCACAAGGACCCGTTCTTGAACATGCGGAACTCTTCCGTGCGCCACTTCGTGGGAGCCTCGCCCTGCGGAAGAACGTTCAGACGTGAGAGGCGATGCGGGTGGCGTTCGGAGCGCCATGCCCGTCGCTGAGGGAGGAGTCGCTGACCTGCAGGATGGAGTACAGTTTCCATCGGTAGTACACGTGAGCCGGGCTCTGATTCTCAAACAGAAACCTGTGGTTTTAGAAAGACAGGAAtgagagaaatgaaaatgtgtgcgGGGCATACGACAGTAGCTGTGCTAAAACAACAACCAATGATAACGTCTGGAGACACGCCTGCAGCGAGAGAaggcacacaaacgcacgcacctGTACATGGGGTTGCTGATCTCTCGGTTCATGATCATGGCTTCAAACATGGGGCCCTCACGCACCACAAACTCGATCATTCGATGTATCAGAGAGAGCAAATTCCTATAAGAAAAACACAGTTAAAGCGAAACAGATTCAGAATGGTCGCCCTTCTCCAAATGCACAGCCCTTCTGCAATCTATGTCCTTACTATTTTTAAGTGTTGTAGCCACCTTTCACGTTAGCCTCTCtcacaacaaaatgtttcaattCAGAGGCTTATAGAACTAGGGTAGCTTAAATGCTTAAGCTATATACTTGTATGGATGAATGGGAGACCAGCTATATGATATGTATTTCAGATCTTCAAAATACCCCAAGGACTGCACTAAATACTACAACTAAAAAACTGCAAGCCACATTTTAGAAACTGGCTTAAATGATTTGTCTTATCACCCGCATATCAAATACCAAACCAGCTTTTATTGATATCTagtcaattttaaaaaagcaaaaactgcATGGTCTATGACCAGAAATGCTACTTATAAATGTTATTCTATAATTTAAATTTGAGATAATCTGAAATTAACACACCAAAATACACACATCAAAAACTTTAAGCTGGTACTTAAACTTTAGCCTTTTCTTACATTTAGGAAaacgttaaaaaataaaaatatttaaaaatctcacTAAGTCTAAATGCTGAGAACCAAAGCATAATAGGACAATAGgtatatgttttcatttaaacaaagcCTTTCTCTTGTGGTGGTTGCAGCTTTCTAAAAGGTGGCTACAACATTGTGGAGCATCTACAGTCAACATGGCAGTGAACAAATGCGAATACCAAGAGGGAGAAAGAATAAACTCTGTTAAGAGCTACAGTGATATCTAAGGATATTTCAGAAAGGGCAAGGGGTGCAGGCTGCATACTGTAAATTAGCCTAAAGTGGCcaacaaaacaataaaggaTGCCTTTCATTTACAACAACAATCACATTTACTTGTAATTGGAGCCGATCGTACCAATGTCAGGTAAAATTCAGTATACTTTCCCAATCCATCCCATGATGCTTTGCGGGTCCCTCGCTGCCGCTGACAGTTCAACTTGTGCTGCTCACCAAGGCCAATGTCAAAGGTCGCATAGACTATGGGGATTGGAATTCTCGGCACGGGGAGTTTGGCTGTACCCGTGCGTGGCTGACAGAGGCCAGGGGGTGTGCAGTTGGGGTGAGCAATAGTCACACAACAGACCCTGACTTCAGTAATGCTAAAGTCTCCATTAGTATTAAAATGGATGGACAGATAAAACTACTGGATAGAAACTACTGGCTACTCTGCTCTACTAAACTATTTGTCACAGACATGGCGCATGCAACTTCAGATGAAGAACATGAATGTGACATGGCACATGATTGAATAAAAGTAGTTCCATTAAAACATTGTCTCTAACTCCAGTTATTATTCAGTATACAAGACAGCAAACTGATGGTACAACATAACTGAAATGTTGTTACAACCATCTGTAGCTATACGTATAGATAGCTACATTTTATAACCAGCTGCATAGTTATACTATATCCATAGTTTACATGCGTGTGCAGTTTCGTTACATTACTGTAAAGGAAACGCAGTTTAAAATTAACATATTTAGCGTATTTAACAGTTACTGACAAATTCCATTATCATCTGTATTGCTACAGTCCAACTGCTACATTCACTGCTCACGTTTGCATACTAAGCTGTTTAATGACATCGGGATGACAGAAGCATATAGGGCTTTCAGGTTTCTTCATCAACCATTGCTCACCCAAACTAACCAACCTCCAATAGCATGCAATGGCCAATTGATTCAAActttaacaaaattattatgGGATGTTTTTCTACAAATTTGcaccaatttaaaaaagaaaaacatgtaccTTTCTGTTGGGATAACCACTTTGACTATGGCTTGCGACAGAGTCTGTATATGAAGTCACATCAGATAATAAACATAGAATATGTGAGTATTGTTAACAAGCAacaagcaaaatataaaaaaatgcattgaaaactGCATAACATGTATATTGCTGTCAGCTTTAAAATGacatacaaagaaaatattgtGTCTAAACCCTATGCTTAATTTAGTAGTAAATAGATTTTACTACAACTGTGATAACTGAAGTAGTTTATTTTTCACTTAAAACAACCCCATCTCAATTTACAGCACGTCTTAACATAAAAAGCTTACTTAAATTTATATCAACGGCGCTACAAAATGATCTACTTAACTTATGATTAATGATATGCTCAAGTCACAAACTGCATAAATAGTTAACACAACACAGTATTCTTACTGCTTTATGTCAAACATGTTAAACTATGTGAAACTATCACAAATTTGTGATATCAATCAGTTATTCAGTTTCTAGAATacgaaaatgtaatattcagtCCTATCTTGGCAATAACACCCTGAGACTTACCATCACAATACAGCCAACCCTTTATTCTACATACAACAGTTATCCTGTGCTGAACTTGGTGCCAAtcttttatacattattttcaaaacCAGTAATTTTCACAGCTGTTTGTTCAAGTGTTTTGTGTCAAGATAAATGTTTGAAGTGCAGAACCGAGGAATAATGATGGAAAACCGAACCAAGAAACTGACTTTACCTAAAAACACTAATTTTACGTAAATATTCCATAAGAAAAACACAAGGCTCTAAAGGCAAATAGGTCTGTATCCATCCCAGCATTCCTGCATCTAGGGTCACACTAAATGATCTGTGCATGGCACAATGAATTACCTTGTCGAACTCCTCCTTGTTTTTGGGAGGGGGAAGCAGGGTCGCGTTGGGGTTCTTCAATCTCTCCCGGGGCTGAGAGTTGAAGGGGAGCCCGGATGGTGGCGGTGGGAGGGTGTGCTCCATCATAGAGGGTGGAATGTAtatggggtggggagggattGGAACGCCTTTACCCCACCCGAGCTTCATCTCAAAATTCATGATCGTCTTTCCTGGAATAATAATTTCATACAAAGGGTTTATTTAAAATCCCAAAACAACATTATTCAAAGAATTCAGGAGTCTGAAGGGCTGATCTGTATTGTGAGTTGCTCTACATAAgaccatctgctaaattaatcCATCATAATTTAATATGCGGTGCATTTTTCTCCCCTTTGGTTTTACCTTGTCCAAtgtctgttttttctctttagtGTAATGTCTGTATTGTAgattatttaaaagcatttgtaTCTTTCTCTTTTAAGCTCTGCACACCCCAATTCCAATTCAGTTTCTACTGAATATGGCAAACAAACCTGAACTGAagtttttgcatgtgtgaataCTATATTGATACTGTATGTTGGTATGCGCAGTATCTGAATCAACAAAAGCAGCTTCTGAGCTACTCAGCTGGCAGTTGGCAGAAAAATAAACCCAGAAAAGCCGACCCATAAATCCTGCCCGGTTAGGTTCTCGTAACATGCAAC
Encoded proteins:
- the LOC118225264 gene encoding U2 snRNP-associated SURP motif-containing protein-like isoform X4, which encodes MADKTPGGAQKASAKALLESKLKSFTIGKMAVAKRTLSKKEQDEIKKKEDERAAAEIYEEFLAAFEGGEGKVKAFVRGGFANAAKEESASDEKKGKLYKPKSRFEAKSFLPLETPPQFLPIDKRHTVKKTGEKEKKKSNLELFKEELKQIQEERDERHKTKGRVSRFEPLSGMDGRRSFLDESAPGSHDVGDPSTTNLYLGNINPQMNEEMLCQEFGRYGPLASVKIMWPRTDEERARERNCGFVAFMTRRDAERALKHLNGKTIMNFEMKLGWGKGVPIPPHPIYIPPSMMEHTLPPPPSGLPFNSQPRERLKNPNATLLPPPKNKEEFDKTLSQAIVKVVIPTERNLLSLIHRMIEFVVREGPMFEAMIMNREISNPMYRFLFENQSPAHVYYRWKLYSILQGEAPTKWRTEEFRMFKNGSLWRPPPLNPYLHGTYDDEEDEEEEEAGKKGCLKEDERDKLEEMLRGLTPRKGDIAEAMIFCLSHAEAAEEIVECIAESLSILKTPLPKKIARLYLVSDVLYNSSAKVTNASYYRKYFETKLCQIFSDLHATYRTIQGHLQSENYKQRVMSCFRAWEDWTVYPDPFLIKLQNIFLGLVNLNVEKEAPAAIVEQAVPEVDLDGAPIAEELDGAPLEDVDGLPIDGLPIDAAPIDGAPIDGAPLIDGAPLDDLDGVPIKAVEDDLDGVPLDHSGQKEPTFKVAPSKWEAVDEAELEAQAVTTSKWEIFEQPELVEQKKEEEESEDENDTKSSQSEEQQSYSNPVKEDASDSKTAKHSGMNEEKRTKLREIEVKVMKFQDELESGKRPKKAGQSIQEQIQHYRDKLLQKEKEKEKMEREKDKEKKDKEKTEVRSKEKEKEDSTPTRKDRCVSPAVVARKRRHSGSPSPARSSGRRGRSPSPRSERSERSERSDRSYTKDSSRGRSSHKDSPRISGKKSSKRSPSPPRTPKRSRRSRSRTPKKSSKKSRSKSRSPHRSHKKSKKSKH
- the LOC118225264 gene encoding U2 snRNP-associated SURP motif-containing protein-like isoform X1: MADKTPGGAQKASAKALLESKLKSFTIGKMAVAKRTLSKKEQDEIKKKEDERAAAEIYEEFLAAFEGGEGKVKAFVRGGFANAAKEESASDEKKGKLYKPKSRFEAKSFLPLETPPQFLPIDKRHTVKKTGEKEKKKSNLELFKEELKQIQEERDERHKTKGRVSRFEPLSGMDGRRSSDGSSRRNRPSSVLDESAPGSHDVGDPSTTNLYLGNINPQMNEEMLCQEFGRYGPLASVKIMWPRTDEERARERNCGFVAFMTRRDAERALKHLNGKTIMNFEMKLGWGKGVPIPPHPIYIPPSMMEHTLPPPPSGLPFNSQPRERLKNPNATLLPPPKNKEEFDKTLSQAIVKVVIPTERNLLSLIHRMIEFVVREGPMFEAMIMNREISNPMYRFLFENQSPAHVYYRWKLYSILQGEAPTKWRTEEFRMFKNGSLWRPPPLNPYLHGTYDDEEDEEEEEAGKKGCLKEDERDKLEEMLRGLTPRKGDIAEAMIFCLSHAEAAEEIVECIAESLSILKTPLPKKIARLYLVSDVLYNSSAKVTNASYYRKYFETKLCQIFSDLHATYRTIQGHLQSENYKQRVMSCFRAWEDWTVYPDPFLIKLQNIFLGLVNLNVEKEAPAAIVEQAVPEVDLDGAPIAEELDGAPLEDVDGLPIDGLPIDAAPIDGAPIDGAPLIDGAPLDDLDGVPIKAVEDDLDGVPLDHSGQKEPTFKVAPSKWEAVDEAELEAQAVTTSKWEIFEQPELVEQKKEEEESEDENDTKSSQSEEQQSYSNPVKEDASDSKTAKHSGMNEEKRTKLREIEVKVMKFQDELESGKRPKKAGQSIQEQIQHYRDKLLQKEKEKEKMEREKDKEKKDKEKTEVRSKEKEKEDSTPTRKDRCVSPAVVARKRRHSGSPSPARSSGRRGRSPSPRSERSERSERSDRSYTKDSSRGRSSHKDSPRISGKKSSKRSPSPPRTPKRSRRSRSRTPKKSSKKSRSKSRSPHRSHKKSKKSKH